In the Octadecabacter sp. SW4 genome, one interval contains:
- the rpsO gene encoding 30S ribosomal protein S15, with product MSITAEEKARVMKEFATKEGDTGSPEVQVAILSSRIATLTEHFKTHKKDNHGRRGLLKMVALRRKLLDYTKAKDEARYQDLIKRLGIRR from the coding sequence GCGTGATGAAAGAATTTGCAACCAAAGAAGGCGACACAGGTTCGCCCGAAGTTCAGGTTGCTATCCTGTCGTCCCGCATCGCGACCCTTACCGAGCATTTCAAGACCCACAAGAAAGACAACCACGGTCGCCGTGGCCTTTTGAAAATGGTCGCCCTGCGCCGCAAGCTGCTGGACTACACCAAAGCCAAAGACGAAGCCCGTTATCAGGACCTCATCAAACGCCTTGGCATCCGCCGCTAA